A genomic stretch from Streptococcus oralis includes:
- a CDS encoding sucrose-specific PTS transporter subunit IIBC, protein MNNQDIAKKVIEALGGRENVNSVAHCATRLRVMVKDEGKINKEVIENLDKVQGAFFNSGQYQIIFGTGTVNKMYDEVVALGLPTSSKEDMKAEAAKQGNWFQRAIRTFGDVFVPIIPVIVATGLFMGVRGLLNALGMTLPEDVTIYSQILTDTAFIILPGLVVWSTFRVFGGNPAVGIVLGMMLVSGSLPNAWAVASGGEVTAMNFFGFIPVVGLQGSVLPAFIIGVVGAKFEKALRKVVPDVLDLLVTPFVTLLVMSILGLFVIGPVFHVVENYILIGTKAILGLPFGLGGFLIGGVHQLIVVSGVHHIFNLLEVQLLAADHANPFNAIITAAMTAQGAATVAVGVKTKNPKLKTLAFPAALSAFLGITEPAIFGVNLRFRKPFFLSLIAGAIGGGLASILGLAGTGNGITIIPGTMLYIGNGQLFQYILMVAVSFVLGFALTYMFGYEDEEEVASEVATERLVQEETTGNIPVAPQNETIQTPIVGDVVALENVDDPVFSSGAMGQGIAVKPSQGVVYAPADAEVSIAFATGHAYGLKTANGAEILIHVGIDTVTMNGEGFEQKVAQGDKVKAGDVLGTFDSNKIAAAGLDDTTMVIVTNTADYASVTPVASGSVVKGDAIIEVKA, encoded by the coding sequence ATGAACAATCAGGATATTGCAAAAAAGGTCATCGAAGCCCTTGGCGGACGTGAAAATGTCAACAGTGTTGCCCACTGTGCGACTCGTCTACGTGTCATGGTCAAAGATGAAGGGAAAATCAATAAGGAAGTGATTGAGAACTTGGATAAAGTTCAAGGAGCTTTCTTTAACTCAGGTCAATACCAAATTATCTTTGGTACTGGTACAGTAAACAAGATGTACGACGAAGTCGTTGCGCTTGGTTTGCCAACATCTTCTAAAGAAGACATGAAAGCAGAAGCTGCTAAACAAGGAAATTGGTTCCAACGTGCTATCCGTACTTTCGGTGACGTTTTCGTGCCAATCATCCCAGTTATCGTAGCAACTGGTCTCTTCATGGGTGTTCGTGGTCTCTTGAATGCTCTTGGAATGACACTTCCAGAAGATGTTACCATTTACAGCCAAATCCTCACAGATACAGCCTTCATCATCTTGCCAGGTTTGGTTGTATGGTCAACCTTCCGCGTATTTGGTGGAAATCCAGCCGTTGGTATCGTTCTCGGTATGATGCTGGTTTCTGGTTCACTTCCAAACGCTTGGGCAGTAGCATCAGGTGGTGAAGTAACAGCTATGAACTTCTTTGGCTTCATTCCTGTTGTTGGTTTGCAAGGTTCTGTTCTTCCAGCCTTTATCATCGGGGTAGTCGGAGCCAAGTTTGAAAAAGCTCTCCGCAAAGTGGTTCCAGATGTCTTGGATCTCTTGGTGACACCGTTCGTGACACTTCTGGTTATGTCTATTCTTGGACTCTTTGTCATCGGACCAGTCTTCCATGTTGTTGAGAACTACATCCTTATCGGTACAAAAGCGATTCTTGGCTTGCCATTTGGTCTTGGTGGTTTCTTGATTGGTGGGGTTCACCAATTGATTGTCGTATCAGGTGTACACCACATCTTCAACTTGCTTGAAGTGCAATTGCTTGCTGCCGATCATGCCAACCCATTCAACGCCATTATCACTGCAGCTATGACAGCTCAAGGGGCTGCAACTGTTGCCGTTGGTGTCAAAACTAAAAATCCTAAACTGAAAACACTTGCTTTCCCAGCTGCTCTTTCTGCCTTCCTCGGTATTACAGAGCCTGCTATCTTCGGGGTGAACTTGCGTTTCCGTAAACCATTCTTCCTTTCATTGATTGCTGGTGCTATCGGTGGTGGACTGGCTTCAATCCTTGGTCTTGCTGGTACTGGTAATGGTATCACCATCATCCCTGGTACAATGTTGTACATTGGTAACGGTCAATTATTCCAATACATCCTTATGGTAGCTGTATCATTCGTTCTTGGTTTTGCACTTACTTACATGTTTGGTTACGAGGACGAAGAAGAAGTTGCTAGCGAAGTAGCGACAGAACGTTTGGTTCAAGAAGAAACAACTGGTAACATTCCAGTAGCTCCTCAAAATGAAACAATCCAAACTCCAATCGTTGGGGACGTAGTTGCCCTTGAGAATGTTGATGACCCAGTCTTTTCAAGTGGTGCAATGGGACAAGGGATTGCAGTGAAACCAAGCCAAGGCGTGGTTTACGCACCAGCTGATGCAGAAGTATCAATCGCCTTTGCTACAGGACATGCTTACGGTTTGAAGACAGCAAACGGAGCTGAAATCTTGATCCACGTTGGTATCGACACGGTGACTATGAACGGTGAAGGCTTTGAACAAAAAGTTGCTCAAGGCGACAAGGTCAAAGCTGGTGATGTTCTCGGAACCTTTGACTCAAACAAAATCGCTGCTGCAGGTCTTGACGACACAACAATGGTTATCGTAACCAACACAGCAGACTACGCTTCTGTAACACCAGTCGCAAGCGGTTCAGTTGTCAAGGGTGACGCTATCATCGAAGTGAAAGCCTAG
- the scrK gene encoding fructokinase ScrK, producing MTKLYGSLEAGGTKFVCAVGDENFNVVEKTQFPTTTPIETIDKTIEFFSKFDNLAGLAVGSFGPIDIDKNSKTYGFITTTPKPHWANVDLLGALRRALNVPMYFTTDVNSSAYGEVVARNNAGGRIENLVYYTIGTGIGAGVIQRGEFIGGVGHPEMGHYYVAKHPMDVEKEFNGVCPFHKGCLEGFAAGPSLEARTGVRGENIELNSSVWDVQAYYIAQAAVNATVTFRPDVIVFGGGVMAQQHMLDRVREKFTALLNGYLPVPDVRDYIVTPAVAGNGSATLGNFVLAKSVAK from the coding sequence ATGACAAAATTATATGGAAGCTTAGAAGCGGGCGGTACAAAGTTTGTCTGTGCTGTCGGTGATGAAAACTTTAATGTTGTGGAAAAAACACAATTTCCAACAACAACTCCTATCGAGACTATCGATAAAACCATCGAGTTCTTTTCAAAATTCGATAATCTTGCTGGTCTTGCTGTCGGTTCATTTGGTCCGATCGATATCGACAAAAACTCAAAAACCTATGGCTTTATCACAACGACTCCAAAACCTCACTGGGCAAATGTAGACCTACTTGGGGCTCTCCGTCGTGCCCTCAACGTACCCATGTATTTCACCACAGACGTAAATAGCTCTGCCTATGGTGAAGTAGTTGCTCGTAACAATGCTGGTGGCCGTATCGAAAACTTGGTTTACTACACGATCGGTACAGGGATCGGTGCAGGTGTTATCCAACGTGGTGAGTTTATCGGTGGTGTCGGTCACCCTGAGATGGGTCACTACTATGTGGCTAAACACCCAATGGATGTAGAAAAAGAATTTAACGGCGTCTGTCCTTTCCATAAGGGTTGTTTGGAAGGCTTTGCGGCTGGACCAAGTCTAGAAGCTCGTACAGGTGTTCGTGGCGAAAACATCGAACTCAACAGCTCTGTCTGGGATGTTCAAGCCTACTATATCGCTCAGGCTGCGGTCAATGCTACTGTGACTTTCCGTCCAGATGTGATCGTCTTTGGTGGTGGCGTTATGGCCCAACAACACATGCTGGACCGTGTGCGTGAGAAATTCACAGCTCTTCTCAATGGCTACCTACCAGTACCAGATGTGCGTGACTACATCGTGACTCCAGCAGTCGCAGGCAATGGTTCTGCCACACTTGGGAACTTTGTCCTTGCTAAAAGTGTCGCAAAATAA
- a CDS encoding TVP38/TMEM64 family protein — MSQDKQMKAVSPLLQQVINISSIVGGVGTLIFCIWAYQAGVLQSKETLSAFIQQAGIWGPPLFIFLQILQTVVPIIPGALTSVAGVFIYGHIIGTIYNYIGIVIGCAIIFYLVRLYGAAFVQSVVSKRTYDKYIGWLDKGNRFERFFIFMMIWPVSPADFLCMLAALTKMTFKRYMIIIVLTKPFTLVVYTYGLTYIIDFFWQMF, encoded by the coding sequence ATGTCACAGGATAAGCAAATGAAAGCTGTTTCTCCCCTTCTGCAGCAAGTCATCAATATTTCGTCTATCGTCGGGGGAGTCGGCACCTTGATTTTCTGCATTTGGGCCTATCAGGCAGGAGTGTTACAGTCCAAGGAAACCCTATCGGCCTTTATCCAGCAAGCTGGGATTTGGGGACCACCACTCTTTATCTTTTTACAGATCCTACAAACCGTTGTTCCGATCATTCCGGGAGCTTTGACCTCAGTGGCTGGGGTCTTTATTTACGGCCACATCATCGGAACTATCTATAACTATATCGGCATCGTGATTGGCTGTGCCATTATCTTTTACCTCGTCCGTCTCTATGGGGCTGCTTTTGTCCAGTCGGTCGTCAGCAAGCGCACCTATGACAAGTACATCGGTTGGTTAGATAAGGGCAATCGTTTCGAGCGGTTCTTTATCTTTATGATGATCTGGCCAGTTAGCCCAGCTGACTTTCTCTGCATGCTGGCTGCCCTTACCAAGATGACCTTCAAACGCTATATGATTATCATCGTGTTGACCAAGCCCTTTACCCTAGTGGTTTATACTTATGGTTTGACCTATATTATTGATTTCTTCTGGCAGATGTTTTGA
- a CDS encoding DEAD/DEAH box helicase family protein, whose protein sequence is MLDLNFKGRWRKYQKEVLDRFQSYQTDGHVHLVAAPGSGKTTIGIELIARFGNPALVLVPTVTIREQWVDRIQTAFLENEQKISDLVSQNLKEMKALTIVTYQAFHSAMNQINSKEEGEIEDFTGFNLLASLKEQGVGTFCLDECHHLRNEWWRSLEDFRKQYGQLQVISLTATPPYDSEPELWERYIKMCGEIDQEITVPELVKENTLCPHQDFVYICSPTAEESEHLRQFEDRKWEYIHQLLVNPDFQALVSGSKVLKGDISSDVLLEDPKYLSAILIFMHSQGLTIPDSLENLLGAKRLPQVNSYWLELLLQSVLYQTPDWYEDPNGFREKLESDLKARGLIEQRQVFLVKSKSRDKILNQSLGKLSGIADIFLTEYKSMGQDLRQLVLADYIRKDFATYLGDNQATISQLGVLPYFESIRRKAQEHEISVSLAVLSGSVVILPINVAAELKELLPQVHLSFSSIGQLDQEDYVLVGFPSTAKGIVAAVTELFQRGRIQVLVGTKSLLGEGWDAPCVNSLILGSFVGSFMLSNQMRGRAIRTWQGHPEKTSNIWHLVAVQSEPLITLSGEEPTLDSNQDLQTLSRRMEHFLGLAYNQESIETGLDRLDFPKPPFKKKQIREYNERIKMLSKDRAGLRKKWYDSLVMADRFEIVTEVATQKQKIPIMLQFDALKWVRMSLLLLAVDLLVLLFRMRLTGVWWLTAACLLFLSFASWRYLSYKSPYKRLQSLCEQIRKVLLDSGHLTDDQSRVQVEEDKENYMVFAYLKGGSMRDKELFVQTVGEFFAPVDNQRYLLKAEKVRQGQSPYYVVPSLFDKRKEEAQKFLDFLTPTIGRYHLVYTRTEAGRKILLEARIKALSNKNDRILTKKKVKSQLE, encoded by the coding sequence ATGTTAGATTTAAATTTTAAAGGAAGATGGAGAAAGTACCAAAAGGAAGTCTTAGATCGTTTTCAGAGCTATCAAACAGATGGCCATGTTCACCTAGTGGCAGCACCAGGGTCTGGAAAGACCACCATTGGTATCGAGCTGATCGCTCGTTTTGGCAACCCAGCCCTTGTCTTGGTTCCAACTGTCACCATTCGTGAACAATGGGTAGATAGGATCCAAACAGCCTTTTTAGAGAACGAACAGAAGATTTCAGATCTCGTTTCCCAAAACTTAAAGGAGATGAAGGCACTAACGATTGTGACCTATCAAGCCTTTCATAGTGCTATGAATCAGATTAACTCCAAGGAAGAAGGAGAGATAGAAGATTTTACAGGATTTAACCTACTTGCTAGTCTAAAAGAGCAGGGAGTAGGGACTTTCTGCCTAGACGAATGCCACCATCTACGCAATGAATGGTGGCGAAGTCTAGAAGATTTTCGTAAGCAGTATGGACAGCTGCAAGTCATCTCCCTGACAGCGACACCACCTTATGACAGCGAGCCTGAACTCTGGGAACGCTATATCAAAATGTGCGGAGAGATTGACCAAGAGATCACCGTTCCAGAGCTAGTAAAAGAAAACACCCTCTGTCCTCATCAGGATTTTGTTTATATCTGTTCACCAACAGCTGAAGAGTCGGAACACCTCAGGCAGTTTGAAGATAGAAAGTGGGAGTATATCCATCAGCTTTTGGTCAATCCTGACTTTCAAGCTCTAGTGTCAGGTTCAAAGGTACTCAAAGGAGACATTTCATCTGATGTTCTACTAGAAGACCCTAAGTACTTGTCGGCTATTTTAATCTTTATGCATTCTCAGGGCTTGACCATTCCTGACTCTTTAGAGAATCTTTTGGGGGCGAAACGTCTGCCTCAGGTGAATTCCTACTGGCTCGAGCTGTTGTTGCAGAGCGTTCTCTATCAAACTCCAGATTGGTATGAGGATCCAAATGGATTTAGGGAAAAGTTAGAATCCGATTTGAAAGCACGGGGGTTGATCGAACAGCGACAGGTTTTTCTAGTCAAGTCCAAGTCTAGGGACAAGATTTTAAATCAGTCTTTGGGGAAATTGTCTGGTATTGCAGATATTTTTCTGACTGAGTATAAAAGTATGGGACAAGATTTGCGACAACTCGTCTTAGCTGACTATATTCGCAAGGATTTTGCCACCTATCTGGGAGATAATCAGGCAACAATTTCTCAGTTGGGAGTTCTCCCCTATTTTGAAAGCATTCGTCGGAAAGCTCAGGAGCATGAGATATCTGTATCTTTGGCTGTCTTGTCAGGGAGTGTCGTTATTCTTCCCATCAATGTGGCAGCAGAGTTGAAGGAACTCTTGCCTCAGGTTCATCTTAGTTTTTCGTCTATTGGTCAGTTAGACCAAGAGGATTATGTGCTGGTGGGATTCCCTAGTACGGCTAAGGGTATTGTAGCGGCGGTGACGGAACTTTTCCAACGCGGTCGGATCCAAGTCCTAGTTGGAACCAAATCTCTCCTCGGAGAGGGTTGGGATGCCCCTTGTGTCAATTCTTTAATCCTTGGAAGTTTTGTGGGGAGCTTTATGCTGAGTAATCAGATGCGTGGACGTGCCATTCGTACCTGGCAAGGACATCCAGAAAAGACTAGCAATATCTGGCATTTGGTAGCCGTTCAATCGGAGCCGCTCATCACACTCTCCGGAGAAGAGCCGACGCTAGATAGCAATCAGGATCTGCAAACCCTGTCGCGACGGATGGAACATTTTCTTGGACTGGCCTATAATCAGGAGAGTATTGAGACTGGTTTGGATCGTTTGGATTTTCCAAAGCCCCCTTTTAAGAAAAAGCAAATCAGAGAGTATAACGAACGGATTAAGATGTTATCCAAGGATCGAGCAGGTTTGCGCAAAAAATGGTACGATTCTCTCGTAATGGCAGATCGATTTGAGATTGTCACTGAAGTTGCGACTCAAAAACAGAAAATTCCAATCATGCTCCAGTTTGATGCATTAAAATGGGTTCGCATGTCATTGTTGCTGTTAGCAGTGGATTTGTTGGTCTTGTTGTTTAGAATGAGACTGACTGGAGTTTGGTGGCTTACAGCAGCCTGTCTCCTCTTTTTGTCCTTTGCATCTTGGCGCTACCTCTCCTATAAGAGTCCCTATAAACGCTTGCAATCTCTGTGTGAGCAGATCCGAAAGGTTCTGCTAGATTCGGGGCATCTAACGGACGATCAATCCCGTGTTCAGGTAGAGGAGGACAAGGAAAATTATATGGTTTTCGCCTATCTCAAGGGAGGAAGCATGAGGGACAAGGAGCTGTTTGTGCAGACTGTGGGAGAGTTCTTTGCTCCAGTGGACAATCAGCGCTATCTCTTGAAGGCAGAGAAAGTCCGACAAGGTCAGTCACCTTACTATGTCGTGCCTAGTCTTTTTGACAAGCGCAAGGAAGAAGCGCAGAAATTCCTTGACTTTCTGACGCCAACTATCGGACGCTATCACCTCGTCTACACACGAACAGAGGCCGGACGGAAAATCCTTCTCGAAGCTCGTATCAAAGCTCTCTCTAACAAAAACGACCGTATCTTGACTAAGAAGAAGGTTAAAAGCCAGTTGGAGTAG
- a CDS encoding type I restriction endonuclease subunit R: MMQVKPELEIEKQLINQLVTGESQWTYREDLKTEEQLWDNFFEKLAQNNVALLADHPLTEQEKRQIQNQLNFVSYYDAAKWLVGENGIAKVEVQREDASLGTIRLSVIWRDNIAAGKSSYEVVNQVERDKANPLDQDRRLDVTLLINGLPMIQIELKSSQAAFIDAFHQIKKYDREGKFRGIYSSLQMFVVTNKVDTRYIAAARENKLNKQFLTKWVDKDNHPVTNLTSFAHEVLSIPRAHQMVMQYSVLDDSKKSLILLRPYQIHAIEAVQEASRRQDSGYVWHTTGSGKTLTSYKVARNLLQIPSIQKTIFVVDRRDLDQQTTSSFLSYATNDVIDIDETDNTHDLVKRLGSNDKRVVVTTIQKITTMMRKFDQGLYQKDADKIKGLRVAFVVDECHRAVTPQTQKDIKTFFQQSLWYGFTGTPIFKENKRQQVGDLAQITQQQYGDRLHEYTVKEAIHDGAVLGFKVDYRNTLITDKSENDVPDTVYEDEEHMLEVLDAIINKSRQQLGFQKGVGNTYNAILTVKSIPQAQAYYDLLKRVKAGQTRVKVSERVKMVLPDFPKATITYSVTENEEESRANQDHMKQVLEDYNQEFDTHFTMADLRGFNTDVNNRLARKQDKYLYRNEQLDLVIVVNRLLTGFDAPCLSTLFIDRKPMQPQDLIQAFSRTNRIFDSSKTYGHIITFQKPLDFKEAVDNALKLYSNGGENEVLAPSWEEEKRNFLRSCSDFQNLITDDPEEGLQIEQISTPELRKLAKAYQVFDKYLASIRVYKEYDEEEIYAQTGLSAEELENYLGFYQNILAELKSRRDDDDEDGEPLDIHYELESIQVDEINYAYILTLIQSLIEQEQSQEKSLSAQDREAVDTYIQSLEKTNPNLAQIISELWQEVQANPERYRGQSIANILDQMIEAVIQQHIQDFSKTWYVGEDELRYYVNHYRKGAKKQLGESQLTKSQRYKDYKVEVTDALNPLLYKKQIKEAYTQLIEEVIEPLRVGR, translated from the coding sequence ATGATGCAAGTAAAACCAGAACTGGAGATAGAAAAACAACTGATCAACCAACTGGTAACTGGGGAAAGCCAATGGACTTATAGAGAAGACCTCAAAACAGAAGAACAACTATGGGACAATTTCTTTGAGAAACTGGCTCAAAACAATGTTGCTCTACTAGCAGACCATCCATTGACAGAGCAGGAAAAACGTCAGATTCAGAACCAACTGAACTTTGTCAGCTACTATGATGCTGCTAAGTGGTTGGTAGGTGAAAATGGCATTGCTAAAGTCGAAGTTCAAAGAGAAGATGCTAGCTTAGGCACCATCCGTTTGTCAGTCATCTGGAGAGACAATATCGCAGCTGGTAAGTCTAGCTATGAAGTTGTTAACCAAGTTGAGAGAGACAAGGCGAATCCTCTGGACCAAGACCGTAGACTGGATGTTACTCTTCTCATCAATGGCTTGCCCATGATTCAAATCGAGCTCAAGAGTTCCCAAGCTGCGTTTATCGATGCCTTTCACCAGATAAAAAAATATGATCGTGAAGGTAAATTCCGTGGCATCTACTCTAGCTTGCAGATGTTTGTTGTGACCAACAAGGTAGATACTCGCTATATCGCTGCAGCTCGTGAAAATAAACTCAACAAACAATTTCTAACCAAGTGGGTGGATAAGGACAATCATCCTGTGACAAACTTGACCAGTTTTGCCCATGAAGTCCTTTCTATCCCTCGTGCTCACCAGATGGTCATGCAGTATTCTGTCCTTGATGATAGCAAGAAATCTCTTATCCTCTTGCGTCCCTACCAGATCCATGCTATCGAAGCGGTGCAGGAAGCTTCGCGCCGTCAGGATTCTGGCTACGTTTGGCATACAACTGGTTCAGGAAAGACCCTGACTTCCTATAAGGTGGCGAGGAATCTCCTTCAAATTCCATCAATCCAAAAGACGATTTTTGTCGTTGACCGCAGGGACTTGGACCAACAAACCACTTCATCTTTCCTCTCCTATGCGACCAATGATGTCATTGATATTGACGAGACGGACAATACCCATGATTTGGTCAAGCGATTAGGAAGTAATGATAAGCGTGTCGTAGTGACCACCATCCAGAAAATCACTACTATGATGCGCAAGTTTGACCAAGGTCTTTACCAAAAAGATGCGGATAAAATCAAAGGACTCCGAGTGGCCTTTGTCGTGGATGAATGCCACCGTGCTGTTACGCCACAAACACAAAAGGACATTAAGACTTTTTTCCAACAGTCGCTCTGGTATGGATTTACAGGAACGCCTATCTTTAAGGAAAATAAACGCCAGCAGGTCGGTGACCTTGCCCAAATCACCCAGCAACAGTATGGAGATCGTCTCCATGAATATACGGTCAAGGAAGCCATCCATGACGGAGCTGTCCTAGGCTTTAAGGTAGACTATCGCAATACCCTCATCACGGATAAATCTGAAAATGACGTACCAGATACTGTCTACGAGGATGAGGAGCACATGCTAGAAGTCTTGGATGCCATTATCAATAAATCGCGCCAACAGCTAGGCTTCCAAAAGGGAGTGGGCAATACCTACAATGCCATCCTGACGGTCAAGTCCATCCCTCAAGCCCAAGCCTACTATGACCTTCTCAAAAGAGTCAAGGCTGGTCAGACACGAGTCAAGGTATCTGAGAGAGTCAAGATGGTCCTTCCGGATTTTCCAAAGGCGACCATCACTTACTCTGTCACTGAAAATGAAGAAGAGTCAAGAGCCAACCAAGACCACATGAAGCAGGTCCTAGAGGACTATAACCAAGAGTTTGATACCCACTTTACCATGGCGGATCTTCGTGGTTTTAATACAGATGTCAATAACCGTCTAGCTAGGAAACAGGATAAGTATCTCTATCGCAATGAACAGTTGGACTTGGTTATCGTGGTCAATCGTCTCCTAACTGGATTTGATGCTCCTTGTCTATCGACTCTCTTTATCGATCGTAAACCAATGCAACCGCAGGATTTAATTCAGGCCTTTAGTCGTACCAACCGTATCTTTGACTCCAGTAAGACCTATGGTCATATCATCACCTTCCAAAAGCCTTTAGACTTTAAGGAAGCAGTCGATAATGCCCTTAAACTCTACTCAAATGGTGGAGAAAATGAGGTCCTAGCTCCGAGCTGGGAAGAGGAAAAGAGAAACTTTTTGCGGAGTTGCAGTGATTTCCAAAATCTCATCACCGATGATCCTGAGGAAGGCCTTCAAATCGAGCAAATCTCTACACCTGAGTTGAGAAAGCTCGCCAAGGCCTATCAAGTCTTTGATAAATATCTAGCCTCTATCCGAGTGTATAAAGAGTATGATGAGGAAGAAATCTATGCCCAGACAGGACTAAGCGCAGAAGAATTGGAAAACTATCTAGGCTTTTATCAAAATATCCTTGCAGAATTAAAAAGTCGAAGAGATGATGATGATGAGGATGGGGAACCCCTTGATATTCACTATGAACTAGAGTCTATCCAAGTGGATGAGATTAACTACGCCTATATCCTGACCTTGATCCAAAGCCTGATTGAGCAAGAGCAAAGCCAGGAAAAGAGTCTCAGTGCACAGGACAGAGAAGCAGTGGATACCTATATCCAAAGTCTGGAGAAGACCAATCCAAATCTCGCGCAAATCATCTCAGAGCTTTGGCAAGAAGTACAGGCAAATCCTGAACGCTACAGAGGTCAATCTATCGCCAATATTCTTGACCAGATGATTGAAGCAGTCATCCAGCAACATATCCAAGATTTTAGTAAGACTTGGTATGTGGGTGAAGACGAACTCCGCTACTATGTCAATCACTACCGCAAGGGAGCTAAAAAACAACTAGGAGAAAGTCAACTGACTAAGAGTCAGCGCTACAAGGACTATAAAGTTGAGGTGACAGATGCCCTCAATCCACTCCTCTATAAAAAACAAATCAAAGAAGCCTATACCCAACTCATCGAAGAAGTGATTGAGCCGTTGAGGGTTGGGAGATAG
- a CDS encoding SIR2 family protein, with translation MVEKFDIKQLRYFAMTKRLNFLIGSGTSVPAIPLMSFFKSKDNSDEEANNLLSDKVKAVSMKVLEDISNANDEENNKAASMKVLEDTSNANDEDNIKAVLKRYSEFIKVVLQLLYHANSRQVTKNINIFTTNYDLFIEKSLDELMKYESFVFNDGSNGYFNRILDSANYNKSVAYRGLNDNYLNELPTLSLIKPHGSMNWERGQEDNILIRQSVVENPVVVKPTGLEGQETFLNNHFHDMLRVFQLELDKQQSILIVIGFSFQDKHIAKMLNRSLKNPELNVFIFCYSESDKQKILTNLGLSDCPRNLNVIAPNELEEKYKSKQKSDDGSEWFSFDISNLTELLRDVSFEEQLE, from the coding sequence ATGGTTGAAAAATTTGATATAAAACAGTTGCGTTATTTTGCAATGACTAAGAGGCTTAATTTTCTAATTGGATCAGGGACTTCAGTTCCAGCCATACCTTTAATGTCTTTTTTCAAAAGTAAAGATAATTCAGATGAGGAAGCTAATAATTTACTATCTGATAAAGTTAAAGCAGTTTCAATGAAAGTTCTTGAAGATATTAGTAATGCTAATGATGAAGAAAATAATAAAGCAGCTTCAATGAAAGTTCTTGAAGATACTAGCAACGCCAATGATGAAGATAATATTAAAGCAGTTTTAAAAAGATATTCTGAATTTATTAAAGTTGTACTTCAACTTCTTTACCATGCAAATTCTAGACAAGTGACAAAAAATATCAATATTTTTACTACTAACTACGATCTCTTTATTGAGAAGTCACTGGATGAATTGATGAAATATGAATCATTTGTTTTTAATGATGGAAGTAATGGATATTTTAATAGAATTTTAGATAGTGCTAACTATAATAAGTCTGTTGCATATAGGGGATTAAATGATAATTACCTTAATGAACTTCCTACATTATCTTTGATTAAACCACATGGTTCGATGAACTGGGAAAGAGGGCAAGAGGACAATATTTTAATAAGGCAAAGTGTAGTTGAAAATCCTGTAGTAGTTAAACCAACGGGCTTAGAGGGTCAAGAAACGTTTCTAAACAATCATTTTCATGACATGCTAAGAGTATTTCAACTTGAGTTAGATAAACAACAATCTATTCTTATTGTTATTGGATTCTCATTTCAAGATAAACATATTGCTAAAATGTTGAACAGATCTTTGAAAAATCCTGAATTAAATGTCTTTATATTTTGTTATTCTGAATCTGATAAACAAAAAATATTAACAAATTTGGGCCTCAGTGATTGTCCAAGAAATTTGAATGTCATTGCACCTAATGAATTAGAGGAAAAGTATAAATCAAAGCAAAAAAGTGACGATGGAAGTGAATGGTTTAGTTTCGATATTAGCAATCTAACTGAGTTGCTTAGAGATGTATCTTTTGAGGAGCAGTTAGAATGA